One part of the Sporosarcina ureae genome encodes these proteins:
- the rpsP gene encoding 30S ribosomal protein S16 produces MAVKIRLKRMGAKRSPFYRIVVADARAPRDGRQIDQVGTYNPLTKPATVKIDEELALKWLQDGAKPSDTVRNLFSEQGIMEKFHNAKYSK; encoded by the coding sequence ATGGCAGTTAAAATTCGTCTAAAACGTATGGGAGCTAAGAGATCTCCTTTTTATCGTATTGTAGTAGCTGATGCACGTGCACCACGTGACGGCCGTCAAATCGATCAGGTTGGTACATACAACCCACTTACAAAACCAGCAACAGTTAAGATCGATGAAGAATTGGCTTTGAAATGGCTTCAAGATGGCGCTAAACCATCTGATACAGTTCGTAACTTGTTCTCAGAACAAGGTATCATGGAAAAATTCCATAACGCTAAATACAGCAAGTAA
- a CDS encoding KH domain-containing protein, which produces MKQLIETIVKPLVDYPDDVKVVSEEQSQRVVYQLSVNAEDMGKVIGKQGRVAKAIRTIVYSAAGSHHGKKVYLDILD; this is translated from the coding sequence ATGAAGCAGCTGATTGAAACAATTGTAAAACCGTTAGTCGATTACCCAGATGACGTGAAAGTGGTATCTGAAGAACAATCTCAACGAGTCGTTTATCAGTTATCAGTGAATGCGGAAGACATGGGTAAAGTGATCGGGAAGCAAGGTCGTGTGGCAAAAGCGATCCGTACGATTGTTTACTCAGCAGCAGGCAGCCACCACGGCAAAAAAGTGTATTTGGATATCTTGGATTGA
- the rimM gene encoding ribosome maturation factor RimM (Essential for efficient processing of 16S rRNA) has translation MEWFNVGTIVNTHGIKGEVRVMSKTDFPDERYQVGSELAIFMPKVKAPTFVKVTSHRKHKNFDLLTFEGYPNINDVEKFRDGVIKVSEKELTELEENEFYYHEIIGCRVITETGEEIGTVSEIIETGANDVWEVTPAEGKPHYIPYIEDVVKDIDIDEQVIKIELMDGLLS, from the coding sequence ATGGAATGGTTTAATGTAGGCACGATCGTTAATACTCATGGTATCAAAGGTGAAGTCCGTGTAATGTCCAAAACAGATTTTCCGGATGAGCGATATCAAGTGGGAAGTGAGCTCGCGATCTTTATGCCAAAAGTAAAAGCACCTACTTTTGTGAAGGTAACAAGTCACCGCAAGCATAAAAACTTTGATTTGCTTACGTTCGAAGGTTATCCGAACATCAATGACGTCGAAAAGTTTCGTGACGGCGTAATTAAAGTATCTGAGAAAGAATTAACAGAACTTGAGGAAAACGAGTTTTACTATCATGAAATCATTGGATGTCGTGTGATTACAGAAACAGGAGAAGAGATCGGTACGGTTTCTGAAATTATTGAAACGGGTGCAAACGATGTGTGGGAAGTAACACCAGCTGAAGGTAAGCCGCATTATATCCCGTATATCGAAGATGTTGTAAAAGACATCGATATCGATGAACAGGTCATCAAAATTGAACTAATGGACGGATTACTTTCATGA
- the trmD gene encoding tRNA (guanosine(37)-N1)-methyltransferase TrmD: MKIDVLSLFPEMFEGVLHSSIMKKAQEQQAASFQVTDFRDYATNKHRKVDDYPYGGGAGMVLKPEPLFAAVEAVTRTSDSKPRVILMCPQGERFTQKKAEELAKEQHLVFICGHYEGYDERIREHLVTDEISLGDFVLTGGEVASMAIIDSVVRLLPDVLGNDQSAVHDSFSTGMLEHPQYTRPATFNGLEVPPVLLSGNHAEIEKWREEQAFLRTAERRPELLEEAPLTKHQQKLFQQWKHKRG, translated from the coding sequence ATGAAAATTGATGTACTGTCTTTGTTCCCTGAAATGTTTGAAGGTGTACTTCATTCCTCTATCATGAAAAAAGCGCAAGAACAACAGGCCGCATCCTTTCAAGTGACGGATTTTCGTGACTACGCAACAAACAAACATAGAAAAGTGGATGACTATCCTTATGGTGGCGGTGCGGGGATGGTGTTAAAACCTGAACCTCTCTTTGCTGCTGTAGAAGCCGTCACTCGCACAAGCGACAGTAAGCCACGTGTGATCTTAATGTGTCCACAAGGTGAGCGGTTTACGCAAAAGAAGGCAGAAGAACTTGCCAAAGAACAGCATCTCGTGTTTATCTGTGGTCACTATGAAGGATATGATGAGAGAATCCGTGAACATTTAGTGACTGATGAGATATCACTTGGTGACTTTGTACTGACAGGCGGAGAAGTTGCCTCCATGGCAATCATTGATAGTGTAGTACGATTGCTTCCTGATGTTCTTGGGAACGACCAGTCGGCTGTCCACGACTCTTTTTCGACGGGGATGCTAGAACATCCGCAATATACTCGACCTGCTACATTCAACGGCCTTGAAGTGCCTCCTGTGCTGTTATCGGGCAATCACGCAGAGATTGAGAAGTGGAGAGAAGAGCAAGCTTTCCTCCGCACTGCAGAGCGTCGTCCTGAACTTCTTGAAGAAGCGCCGTTAACGAAACATCAACAAAAACTCTTTCAACAATGGAAGCATAAAAGAGGCTGA
- the rplS gene encoding 50S ribosomal protein L19, protein MQKLIADITKDQLRTEHPSFRPGDTLRLHVKIIEGTRERIQLFEGIVIKRRGGGISETFTVRKISNGVGVERTFPLHTPKLAQIEVTRRGKVRRAKLYYLRKLRGKAARIKELR, encoded by the coding sequence ATGCAAAAACTAATTGCAGATATTACAAAAGATCAGTTACGCACTGAACACCCTTCATTCCGTCCTGGCGACACACTTCGCTTGCACGTGAAGATCATCGAGGGAACTCGTGAGCGTATCCAGTTATTCGAAGGAATCGTTATTAAGCGTCGTGGTGGCGGAATTAGCGAAACTTTCACAGTACGTAAAATTTCAAACGGTGTTGGAGTGGAGCGTACATTCCCATTACACACACCTAAGCTAGCTCAAATTGAAGTAACTCGTCGCGGTAAAGTTCGTCGTGCGAAGTTGTACTACCTACGTAAGTTACGTGGTAAAGCAGCTCGTATCAAAGAACTACGCTAA
- the lepB gene encoding signal peptidase I — translation MEEKKTRSEGLEWIKALLIAFGLAAIIRIFLFTPIVVDGISMMPTLEHGDRMIVNKIGYTIGEPHRFDIVVFHAPEQKDYIKRVIGLPGDTVEYKDDVLYVNDKAYEEPYLDQYKSEVQDGTLTEDFTLQDVPQIDAQTVPEDHIFVMGDNRRKSKDSRHIGAVSIDEVIGSTSVVFWPIKDFGLVK, via the coding sequence ATGGAAGAGAAAAAAACGAGAAGTGAAGGACTAGAATGGATTAAAGCACTGTTAATAGCGTTTGGATTAGCCGCCATTATTCGTATCTTTTTATTCACACCAATCGTTGTTGACGGTATTTCCATGATGCCGACATTGGAACATGGAGATCGTATGATCGTCAATAAAATCGGTTACACGATTGGTGAACCACATCGCTTTGATATCGTAGTATTCCACGCACCCGAGCAGAAGGATTATATTAAACGTGTAATCGGTCTGCCAGGAGATACAGTAGAGTATAAAGATGATGTACTATATGTAAATGATAAAGCATATGAAGAACCATATCTGGATCAATACAAATCAGAGGTTCAAGATGGAACGCTGACGGAAGATTTCACTCTGCAAGACGTGCCGCAAATCGATGCCCAAACTGTGCCTGAAGATCACATATTTGTAATGGGCGATAACCGTCGGAAGAGTAAAGACTCTAGACATATTGGAGCCGTATCAATCGATGAAGTAATCGGTAGTACGAGTGTAGTGTTCTGGCCGATTAAAGATTTCGGTCTTGTGAAATAA
- the ylqF gene encoding ribosome biogenesis GTPase YlqF: MTIQWFPGHMAKARREVTEKLKLVDIVFELIDARLPLSSRNPMIDEVTQHKPRLLILNKMDLADEMQTKRWITYFEKQGLRTVAINSFEGKGLQTVTKAAKEILQPKYDRMKQRGIRPGAIRAMIVGIPNVGKSTLINRLAKKNIAKTGNKPGVTKAQQWIKFEKELELLDTPGVLWPKFEDQQVGYKLALTGAIKDSVLNMEELAVYALKFLESHYPDRLAQRYEMTTVGDNIQTLFDKIGERRKVYGVGGEIDYDKVAEMIVQDIRDQQVGKLTFDFPEEFE; this comes from the coding sequence ATGACTATTCAATGGTTTCCAGGCCATATGGCGAAAGCGAGACGGGAAGTCACAGAAAAACTGAAGTTAGTCGATATAGTATTTGAATTAATAGATGCGAGACTGCCACTTTCTTCACGTAATCCCATGATAGACGAAGTAACTCAGCATAAACCAAGACTGCTTATTTTGAATAAAATGGACTTGGCTGATGAAATGCAAACGAAGCGTTGGATTACATACTTTGAAAAGCAAGGCTTACGTACAGTCGCGATCAATTCATTTGAAGGCAAAGGCCTACAAACGGTTACAAAAGCGGCAAAAGAAATCTTGCAACCGAAGTATGACCGTATGAAGCAACGTGGCATACGTCCTGGCGCAATCCGTGCAATGATTGTCGGTATACCGAACGTTGGGAAATCTACTTTAATTAATCGATTAGCGAAGAAAAACATCGCAAAAACTGGCAATAAACCAGGTGTAACAAAAGCGCAACAATGGATTAAATTCGAAAAAGAATTAGAACTTCTCGATACACCAGGTGTATTGTGGCCGAAGTTTGAAGATCAACAAGTAGGTTATAAACTGGCATTAACAGGTGCGATCAAGGATTCCGTATTAAATATGGAAGAGCTAGCGGTCTATGCACTTAAGTTTTTAGAATCCCATTACCCTGATAGATTGGCACAGCGCTACGAAATGACAACAGTGGGGGATAATATTCAAACATTGTTTGATAAAATTGGTGAACGTAGAAAAGTATACGGGGTTGGCGGAGAAATTGATTATGATAAAGTAGCAGAAATGATCGTACAAGATATCCGCGACCAGCAAGTAGGCAAATTAACATTCGATTTTCCTGAGGAATTCGAATAA
- a CDS encoding ribonuclease HII — translation MTTIQQIKDQLIELQEPNEWLTELETDTRKGVQQAIIQWRARYNKKQALIQEFQKKKDFDDSYKSTRVLLLAGIDEAGRGPLAGPVVTAAVILPEDCSALIGVDDSKKISKEKRQEFAQLIKEKAVAYSIHVQSAKAIDDLNIYQATKQSMETAISQLDIAPHAVVADAMNLHTACPCYSVVKGDEKSLTIAAASILAKTTRDALMNELHEEFPRYAFNENAGYGTAKHLQGLETHGYCEHHRKTFEPIKTMWRNRQ, via the coding sequence ATGACAACGATACAGCAAATAAAAGATCAATTGATAGAATTACAAGAACCGAATGAGTGGCTTACAGAGCTAGAAACCGACACTAGAAAAGGTGTCCAACAAGCAATTATTCAATGGCGCGCTCGATATAATAAAAAGCAAGCGCTCATTCAAGAATTTCAAAAGAAAAAGGACTTTGATGATTCGTATAAATCTACACGAGTATTATTATTGGCAGGAATTGATGAAGCCGGAAGGGGACCTCTAGCAGGACCGGTAGTCACGGCAGCTGTTATTCTACCGGAAGATTGCTCTGCTCTCATTGGAGTAGATGATTCGAAGAAGATTTCTAAAGAGAAGCGACAGGAATTCGCTCAGCTAATTAAAGAAAAGGCTGTAGCATACTCCATACACGTTCAATCGGCAAAAGCGATAGATGATTTGAATATTTATCAAGCAACAAAACAATCAATGGAGACAGCTATAAGTCAACTAGACATAGCTCCGCACGCAGTAGTGGCTGACGCAATGAATTTACACACTGCGTGTCCATGTTACTCCGTCGTCAAAGGTGACGAAAAAAGCTTAACTATCGCAGCCGCTTCTATATTAGCTAAAACAACCCGTGATGCCCTGATGAATGAATTACACGAAGAGTTTCCCAGGTATGCATTTAATGAAAATGCAGGATATGGAACAGCAAAACATTTACAAGGGCTTGAAACACATGGGTATTGCGAACATCATCGTAAAACATTTGAACCGATCAAAACGATGTGGAGGAATCGACAATGA
- a CDS encoding EscU/YscU/HrcU family type III secretion system export apparatus switch protein, with amino-acid sequence MKEEQRFTRKEAIALSYDPEVSDAPKVLAKGKGKIAENILERALEHDIPVQEDPSLLELLGQLNVNETIPEELYQAVSEVFAYIYRLDREKSGKQ; translated from the coding sequence ATGAAAGAAGAACAGCGATTTACACGAAAAGAAGCTATTGCGCTTTCCTACGACCCTGAAGTTTCGGACGCGCCGAAAGTACTGGCTAAAGGAAAAGGAAAAATCGCAGAGAATATTCTTGAACGTGCACTAGAGCATGACATTCCTGTGCAAGAAGATCCAAGTCTATTGGAGTTACTTGGTCAATTAAACGTTAACGAAACAATTCCTGAAGAATTATATCAGGCGGTTTCTGAAGTTTTTGCTTATATATATCGTTTAGATCGTGAGAAAAGCGGTAAGCAATAA
- the sucC gene encoding ADP-forming succinate--CoA ligase subunit beta, translating into MNIHEYQGKQLLRDYGVAVSKGRVAFSPKEAMTIAKEIGTEPIVVKAQIHAGGRGKAGGVKIVKSLDEVRAVAADLIGTQLVTHQTGPKGQEVKRLLVEEGIDIEKEFYIGLVVDRATDRVTLMGSAEGGVEIEEVAENSPEKIFYEVIDPVVGLVPFQARRMAFNMEIPSNLINKAVSFFLGLYKVFSEKDASIVEINPLVVTKDDRVLALDAKFNFDDNATFRHKDIMELRDYDEEDPKEIEASKHDLSYISLDGNIGCMVNGAGLAMATMDTIHFYGGEPANFLDVGGGAKKEKVAAAFKIILSDPKVKGIFVNIFGGIMKCDVIAEGVIEAAKEVGLQVPLVVRLEGTNVERGKALLKESGINIVAADSMAEGAKKIVELIG; encoded by the coding sequence ATGAACATCCATGAATATCAAGGGAAGCAGCTATTAAGAGATTACGGAGTGGCTGTTTCGAAGGGCCGTGTCGCATTTTCGCCAAAAGAAGCAATGACAATAGCGAAAGAAATCGGTACAGAGCCTATTGTGGTAAAAGCGCAAATACATGCGGGTGGACGCGGTAAAGCAGGCGGAGTTAAGATCGTGAAAAGTCTTGATGAAGTGCGTGCGGTAGCTGCTGATTTAATCGGTACGCAACTCGTAACACACCAAACAGGTCCTAAAGGACAAGAAGTCAAACGTCTTCTTGTTGAAGAAGGAATCGATATCGAAAAAGAATTTTATATCGGCCTTGTCGTAGACCGGGCAACAGATCGTGTAACATTGATGGGATCTGCAGAGGGTGGCGTAGAAATCGAAGAAGTGGCAGAAAACAGCCCTGAGAAGATTTTCTACGAAGTGATCGATCCAGTAGTCGGGTTGGTTCCTTTCCAAGCACGTCGTATGGCGTTCAATATGGAAATCCCAAGTAATCTAATCAATAAAGCAGTAAGTTTCTTCCTAGGTTTATATAAAGTATTCAGCGAAAAAGATGCATCAATCGTTGAAATTAATCCACTTGTCGTAACAAAAGATGATCGTGTACTTGCATTGGACGCGAAATTCAACTTTGACGATAATGCTACATTCCGTCATAAAGACATTATGGAATTACGTGACTATGATGAAGAGGATCCGAAAGAAATCGAAGCATCCAAGCATGACTTAAGCTATATTTCTTTAGATGGAAATATCGGTTGCATGGTAAATGGAGCCGGTTTAGCTATGGCTACAATGGATACGATTCATTTCTACGGCGGAGAACCCGCTAACTTCTTGGATGTTGGGGGCGGCGCAAAGAAAGAAAAAGTAGCGGCTGCTTTCAAAATCATTTTATCAGATCCAAAAGTAAAAGGTATTTTTGTTAATATCTTTGGCGGAATCATGAAATGCGACGTAATTGCTGAAGGTGTAATTGAAGCTGCTAAAGAAGTAGGACTTCAAGTGCCACTTGTTGTACGTCTTGAAGGAACGAATGTAGAACGCGGGAAAGCCTTGCTGAAAGAATCAGGCATCAATATTGTTGCTGCGGATTCCATGGCAGAAGGCGCGAAAAAAATCGTCGAGTTGATAGGATAA
- the sucD gene encoding succinate--CoA ligase subunit alpha, with product MSIYVNKDTKVIVQGITGSTALFHTQQMLEYGTKIVAGVTPGKGGQTVEGVPVFDTVEEAVKETGATVSIIYVPAPFAADAIMEGVDAELEMTICITEHIPVLDMIKVKRYMEGKNTRLIGPNCPGVITADETKIGIMPGYIHTKGHVGVVSRSGTLTYEAVHQLTQEGIGQTTAVGIGGDPVNGTNFIDVLKAFNEDPETYAVVMIGEIGGTAEEEAAAWIKENMTKPVVGFIGGQTAPEGKRMGHAGAIISGGKGTAADKIKALEEADVQVAETPSVIGETLIKVLKEKGLYEKCKTK from the coding sequence ATGAGTATTTATGTAAATAAAGATACAAAAGTAATTGTACAAGGAATTACAGGTTCCACTGCCCTGTTCCATACACAGCAAATGTTGGAATATGGTACGAAAATTGTCGCTGGCGTAACGCCTGGTAAAGGCGGTCAGACGGTGGAAGGCGTGCCGGTATTTGACACTGTAGAAGAAGCAGTTAAAGAAACAGGCGCAACAGTTTCCATCATTTATGTTCCTGCACCATTTGCAGCGGATGCAATTATGGAAGGTGTAGATGCAGAACTTGAAATGACCATCTGTATTACCGAGCACATTCCTGTACTTGATATGATTAAAGTGAAGCGTTATATGGAAGGGAAAAATACTCGATTGATCGGTCCAAACTGTCCAGGTGTTATCACGGCAGACGAGACAAAAATCGGTATTATGCCTGGCTATATCCATACAAAAGGTCACGTGGGCGTAGTTTCTCGTTCAGGTACACTAACGTATGAAGCGGTTCATCAGCTAACGCAAGAAGGAATTGGTCAAACTACAGCTGTCGGAATTGGTGGAGACCCGGTAAATGGTACTAACTTTATCGACGTCTTGAAAGCATTCAATGAAGATCCAGAAACATATGCAGTAGTTATGATCGGTGAAATTGGTGGTACTGCAGAAGAAGAAGCAGCCGCTTGGATTAAAGAAAATATGACGAAGCCTGTTGTAGGCTTTATCGGTGGTCAAACGGCGCCTGAAGGTAAGCGCATGGGACACGCAGGAGCTATAATTTCCGGTGGTAAAGGTACAGCCGCTGATAAAATTAAAGCTCTTGAAGAAGCTGATGTTCAAGTCGCAGAAACACCTTCTGTCATAGGTGAAACATTAATCAAGGTTCTGAAAGAAAAAGGACTATACGAGAAATGTAAAACGAAGTAA
- the dprA gene encoding DNA-processing protein DprA, producing MLYTNQQRHLLNLHYIHPVPFNRFTKLLQENPSLENLHSYSALHWSYIFNLPVAKTEEFPMKFKEISELPIVELLREIGCFPIPYFHSDYPEELKQLCDSPAVLYGKGNIDLLKIHPRVGIIGSRKATDYSRKALAFIVPPLVDHHIPIVSGLADGADTMAHQAAIEYGGDTIGVLGHGFSHMYPKKNQRIAEEMARNHLLVTEYPPYFPPAKWTFPMRNRIISALSSALVITESVERSGTMSTVEHALDHGKEIFAVPGAIDSPLSAGPNRLLDEGAKPLWSGYQIIDSLQ from the coding sequence ATGCTATATACTAATCAGCAACGTCATTTACTTAACTTACATTATATCCATCCTGTACCATTTAATCGTTTCACTAAGTTATTACAGGAAAATCCTTCATTAGAAAACTTACATTCTTATTCTGCGCTTCACTGGTCGTATATTTTTAACTTACCGGTGGCGAAAACTGAAGAGTTTCCTATGAAATTTAAGGAAATATCCGAACTGCCTATAGTGGAGCTATTAAGAGAAATAGGATGCTTTCCTATTCCATATTTTCATTCTGATTACCCTGAAGAACTGAAACAATTATGCGATTCACCTGCTGTTCTATATGGCAAAGGAAATATTGATTTATTGAAAATACATCCTCGCGTGGGAATAATCGGCTCTCGCAAAGCTACTGACTACTCTAGGAAAGCGCTAGCGTTTATTGTTCCCCCACTTGTTGATCATCACATACCAATTGTGTCAGGGTTAGCAGACGGGGCAGACACTATGGCACACCAAGCAGCGATTGAATATGGTGGGGATACGATCGGTGTATTAGGTCATGGATTTTCTCATATGTATCCAAAAAAGAATCAGCGAATAGCTGAAGAAATGGCGAGAAATCACCTGCTTGTAACTGAATACCCACCGTACTTTCCCCCTGCAAAATGGACTTTCCCTATGCGCAATCGGATCATCAGCGCATTATCCAGCGCGTTAGTCATTACTGAGTCTGTCGAAAGAAGCGGAACGATGAGTACAGTCGAGCATGCGCTTGATCACGGAAAAGAAATTTTTGCAGTGCCAGGCGCTATAGATTCTCCTCTTTCTGCAGGTCCGAATAGGCTGTTAGATGAAGGAGCCAAGCCATTGTGGAGTGGTTATCAAATTATTGATTCCTTACAGTAA
- the topA gene encoding type I DNA topoisomerase, translating into MADYLVIVESPAKAKTIERYLGKKYKVSASLGHLRDLPRSQMGVDTENNYEPKYITIRGKGPILQELKKEAKKAKKIFLAADPDREGEAIAWHLSHQLGVDIESDCRVVFNEITKDAIKESFKHPRPIDMDLVDAQQARRILDRLVGYNISPILWKKVKKGLSAGRVQSVALRLIIDRENEINAFEPEEYWSITSQFTKGDKTFEAQFYGDASEKVKLTNQEQVEKIVNSIKPDEFEVSKVVKKERKRNPALPFTTSSLQQEAARKLNFRARKTMMLAQQLYEGIAIGKKEGTVGLITYMRTDSTRISDTAKEEVKSFIHTMYGEEFISTSTKKAKAKAKTQDAHEAVRPTSAMRTPDAMKAFLSRDQYRLYKLIWERLVASQMAPAVLDTVTADFLNEDIRFRASGSQVKFPGFMKVYIEGNDDQQEEKENILPPLEEGERIKYADVDPKQHFTQPPPRYSEARLVKTLEELGIGRPSTYAPTLDTIQKRGYVTLDAKRFIPTELGGIVHQAVNQYFPDIIDIEFTRQMEQRLDHVEEGEIEWRTVIDEFYRDFEKHVEVADAEMEKIEIKDEPAGEDCEKCGSPMVYKMGRYGKFMACSNFPDCRNTKAIIKPIGVTCPKCKEGEVVERKSKTKRIFFGCDQYPECDYVSWDKPISRPCPKCQNTMVEKRLKKGVQIQCTECDYKEEPQS; encoded by the coding sequence ATGGCAGATTACTTAGTAATAGTGGAATCGCCTGCTAAAGCGAAAACGATTGAACGTTACTTAGGAAAAAAGTATAAAGTTAGTGCATCACTTGGTCATTTACGTGATTTACCCCGCAGTCAAATGGGAGTAGATACCGAAAATAATTATGAACCGAAGTATATAACGATTCGTGGAAAAGGTCCGATACTTCAAGAATTAAAAAAAGAAGCAAAAAAAGCGAAGAAAATATTTCTCGCGGCTGACCCGGATCGCGAAGGGGAAGCAATAGCTTGGCATTTATCGCATCAATTGGGAGTGGATATTGAATCAGATTGCCGCGTAGTCTTCAATGAAATCACAAAAGATGCAATCAAGGAATCATTTAAGCATCCGCGTCCTATTGATATGGACTTAGTGGATGCGCAACAAGCTAGAAGAATCCTGGACAGATTGGTAGGCTATAACATTAGCCCGATCCTTTGGAAGAAAGTAAAAAAAGGATTATCCGCGGGACGAGTACAGTCAGTTGCATTACGATTAATCATTGACCGAGAAAATGAAATCAATGCATTTGAACCGGAAGAGTACTGGTCGATCACATCCCAGTTTACTAAAGGTGATAAAACTTTTGAAGCGCAATTTTATGGTGATGCTTCAGAAAAAGTCAAATTGACAAACCAAGAACAAGTAGAAAAGATAGTCAATTCAATCAAACCGGATGAATTTGAAGTATCGAAAGTAGTAAAGAAAGAACGTAAACGTAATCCTGCTTTACCGTTTACAACCTCATCGCTTCAGCAAGAAGCAGCCCGAAAGCTGAACTTCCGTGCAAGAAAAACGATGATGCTCGCGCAACAATTATATGAAGGAATTGCAATTGGAAAAAAAGAAGGTACAGTTGGTTTAATTACGTATATGCGTACCGACTCGACAAGAATTTCCGATACAGCAAAAGAAGAAGTAAAATCATTCATCCACACGATGTACGGGGAAGAGTTTATTTCAACTAGTACCAAAAAGGCGAAAGCTAAAGCAAAGACGCAGGACGCGCACGAAGCTGTACGGCCAACTTCTGCTATGCGGACACCAGATGCGATGAAAGCGTTCTTATCAAGAGATCAGTATCGCTTATACAAACTCATTTGGGAACGGCTTGTTGCAAGTCAAATGGCGCCAGCAGTTTTGGATACTGTAACCGCAGATTTCTTAAATGAGGATATTCGATTTAGAGCATCGGGTTCTCAAGTGAAATTTCCGGGCTTCATGAAAGTTTATATCGAAGGCAATGATGATCAACAAGAAGAAAAAGAAAATATTTTACCGCCTCTTGAAGAAGGAGAACGTATTAAATACGCGGACGTGGATCCGAAACAGCACTTCACACAGCCGCCACCAAGATATTCGGAAGCTCGCCTAGTGAAGACACTTGAAGAACTAGGTATAGGTAGACCTTCTACGTATGCACCGACACTTGATACCATTCAAAAACGTGGGTATGTTACCTTGGATGCTAAACGCTTTATTCCAACAGAACTTGGAGGAATCGTTCATCAGGCGGTAAATCAATATTTCCCGGACATCATTGATATTGAATTCACGAGACAAATGGAACAGCGTCTTGACCATGTCGAAGAAGGCGAAATAGAGTGGCGAACAGTAATCGATGAATTCTATCGTGATTTCGAAAAACACGTAGAAGTTGCAGATGCTGAAATGGAGAAAATTGAAATCAAGGATGAACCAGCGGGTGAGGATTGTGAGAAATGTGGTTCGCCGATGGTTTATAAGATGGGTCGCTATGGAAAATTCATGGCTTGCTCTAATTTCCCAGATTGCCGTAATACAAAAGCCATTATTAAGCCGATTGGCGTGACGTGTCCGAAGTGTAAAGAAGGCGAAGTTGTCGAGCGTAAGAGTAAGACGAAGCGAATCTTCTTCGGTTGTGATCAATACCCTGAATGCGATTATGTTTCATGGGATAAACCGATTTCGAGACCCTGTCCAAAATGTCAGAACACAATGGTCGAAAAACGCTTGAAAAAAGGTGTTCAGATCCAATGTACAGAATGTGATTACAAAGAAGAACCACAAAGCTAA